Proteins co-encoded in one Fusarium musae strain F31 chromosome 3, whole genome shotgun sequence genomic window:
- a CDS encoding hypothetical protein (EggNog:ENOG41), producing MDAETVDDARDLITIVSFLLCGPLYGILTAPRRKAETHTYKRTFDRYAEEIVKLLEAIENAHKALNIIRPGHFWQTLEILESILVSGRWKPVTITPIVPIELLMRVVAARKKWDSLSDRRKGITNAVHGGGKDAKLVKEWSEALESRRKRSEEKNQKMEPLASLIENPPG from the exons ATGGACGCCGAAACAGTTGATGATGCACgcgatctcatcaccattGTTTCGTTCCTACTCTGCGGGCCATTGTACGGCATTCTAACAGCTCCGAGACGCAAGGCGGAGACCCATACATATAAGCGAACCTTCGATAGGTACGCAGAGGAGATAGTGAAGCTGCTTGAAGCTATTGAGAACGCTCACAAAGCGCTGAACATTATTAGACCGGGTCACTTTTGGCAGACGCTGGAGATTCTGGAGAGTATCCTTGTCTCAGGACGTTGGAAACCGGTCACGATTACACCAATTGTTCCAATTGAGCTGCTTATGAGAGTTGTAGCGGCCCGTAAGAAATGGGATAGCCTTAGTGA CCGTCGTAAGGGCATAACTAATGCCGTTcatggaggaggaaaggATGCCAAATTAGTTAAAGAATGGAGTGAAGCTCTTGAGAGCCGGCGCAAGCGCAGCGAAGAGAAGAATCAGAAGATGGAACCGCTCGCAAGTCTTATTGAAAACCCACCGGGTTAA
- a CDS encoding hypothetical protein (EggNog:ENOG41) gives MVAAMLSDKRFAEIKKAVGNPFDNGDPFGMSPDEYLAKLDFETGSDDVLDQYLQKASGMHSKPVRASAEKWLKELTAIDFNNISDISNHRFALTVEKVDRFKLGNHGEDTFAVLTYPGAIVPDELSPERKYSGDYYPHTAFISLRMGEVSHSHLDPESSKAATLASPGQPPYLVLPIGQVQKKPKGETDDEFENTDYVLVIDAITTSHPVWLIYDRNAEDDLGEPQNIHPDEQPLVFKELGKNFDAVQVFPSIQKWFDYYNNLDFTQMLKSMQETGITGPIKAKEIAISEAKKLLLE, from the exons ATGGTCGCCGCTATGCTTTCCGACAAACGCTTTgcggagatcaagaaggctgtCGGTAATCCTTTCGACAATGGTGATCCTTTTGGCA TGTCTCCCGACGAATACCTAGCGAAGCTGGACTTCGAAACTGGCAGTGATGACGTCCTCGATCAGTATCTGCAGAAAGCATCCGGCATGCACAGTAAACCTGTGCGCGCATCAGCAGAGAAATGGCTCAAGGAGCTTACTGCGATCGATTTCAACAATATTAGCGATATCTCCAACCATCGCTTTGCCTTGACTGTCGAAAAGGTGGACAGATTCAAGCTGGGCAACCATGGCGAGGATACCTTTGCAGTCTTAACATATCCTGGCGCTATTGTGCCAGATGAACTCTCCCCTGAGAGAAAGTACTCTGGCGATTATTATCCCCATACCGCCTTTATCTCTCTTCGGATGGGTGAAGTCTCGCATTCTCACCTTGATCCGGAATCTTCCAAGGCCGCTACACTTGCATCTCCCGGTCAACCTCCTTATCTAGTTTTGCCCATCGGGCAGGTACAGAAGAAGCCTAAGGGAGAGACGGATGATGAGTTCGAAAACACCGATTATGTCCTCGTCATTGACGCCATCACGACTAGCCATCCTGTCTGGCTGATTTATGACCGAAATGCGGAAGATGATTTGGGTGAACCACAAAACATCCACCCTGATGAGCAACCTCTGGTCTTCAAGGAACTTGGGAAGAACTTTGATGCTGTGCAGGTTTTCCCAAGTATCCAAAAGTGGTTTGACTATTACAACAATCTTGACTTCACTCAGATGCTGAAGTCTATGCAGGAAACAGGTATCACGGGACCAATCAAGGCTAAGGAGATTGCCATTTCGGAGGctaaaaagcttttactcGAGTAG
- a CDS encoding hypothetical protein (CAZy:PL3~EggNog:ENOG41) — protein MHFPSAIALLTVLPSVLACKGYTGGLPKHTGTKTLGSPQYIKKGQTFDAGWVKYDRGVKCEKDTVFVLEDGAKLRNVIIGANQREGVYCLGSCTLEFVWFEDVCEDAISIKGGGTANIIGGGAYKAADKIIQHNGCGHVNIINFYANDYGKVYRSCGNCKGNCRRSVHMEGTTAVNGGELMGINTNLGDKATYSNNCYPKVQCQGYNGCDKGNGACEPTKAGLC, from the exons ATGCATTTCCCCAGCGCAATTGCTCTTCTTACAGTCCTGCCGTCAGTTTTAGCCTGTAAGGGCTATACTGGCGGTCTTCCCAAGCACACGGGGACAAAAACTCTCGGCTCTCCTCAGTATATTAAGAAAGGCCAGACCTTTGATGCTGGCTGGGTCAAGTATGATCGCGGCGTGAAGT GTGAGAAGGACACTGTTTTCGTCCTTGAAGATGGGGCGAAGCTTAGAAACGTCATTATTGGCGCCAATCAACGTGAAGGCGTGTACTGCCTTGGATCGTGCACTCTCGAATTCGTTTGGTTCGAGGACGTCTGCGAGGATGCCATCTCAATCAAGGGCGGCGGCACAGCCAATATTATCGGCGGTGGTGCATACAAAGCTGCCGATAAGATCATCCAGCATAACGGCTGTGGCCACGtgaacatcatcaacttctaTGCCAACGATTACGGTAAAGTTTACAGGTCTTGCGGTAACTGCAAGGGTAACTGCCGACGGTCAGTGCATATGGAGGGTACTACTGCTGTTAACGGCGGGGAGTTGAtgggcatcaacaccaacctgGGAGACAAG GCCACCTACTCCAACAACTGCTACCCCAAAGTCCAATGTCAGGGCTACAATGGTTGTGATAAGGGTAACGGCGCTTGTGAGCCTACAAAGGCTGGCCTTTGCTAA